A DNA window from Tachysurus fulvidraco isolate hzauxx_2018 chromosome 4, HZAU_PFXX_2.0, whole genome shotgun sequence contains the following coding sequences:
- the atl1 gene encoding atlastin-1: MIVDEERAVKHRGLESDTPCVMARDKKDRDSWGSFVDKHVFEWSSEEEEPDGKARPVQVLVVKDDHTFELDEAALNRILLAKDLRDREIVAISVAGAFRKGKSFLMDFMLRYMYNQASEDWVGDPAQPLTGFSWRGGSERETTGIQIWSEVFLVDKPDGNKVAVLLMDTQGTFDSQSTLRDSATVFALSTMISSMQVYNISQNVQEDDLQHLQLFTEYGRLAMEETFLKPFQSMIFLVRDWSFPYEFSYGLEGGMKFLEKRLKISENQHEELQNVRKHIHSCFTNISCFLMPHPGLKVATNPLFDGRLKEIDSEFISNLKVLVPWLLSPKNLDVKEINGSKITCRGLLEYFKAYIKIYQGEELPHPKSMLQATAEANNLAAVAAAKDLYNRKMEEVSGGDRPFLAPSELQARHAVIRDEALAVFRGVKKMGGEEFSRRYLLQLEAEIDELFVQYIKHNDSKNIFHAARTPATLFVVIFIMYVAAGITGFVGVDVIASVCNMVLGFALITLCTWAYIRYSGEYRELGALIDQVAGALWDQGSTNEALYKLYNVAANHRQLYNHAFPRHQTEQHPEQNKKRN, translated from the exons ATGATTGTTGATGAAGAGCGAGCAGTGAAACACAGGGGGCTGGAAAGCGACACTCCATGCGTCATGGCCCGGGATAAAAAGGATAGAGATAGCTGGG GGTCTTTTGTGGACAAGCATGTATTTGAGTGGAGCTCTGAGGAAGAGGAGCCAGACGGTAAGGCTCGGCCAGTGCAAGTTTTGGTGGTGAAGGATGATCACACGTTCGAGCTGGATGAAGCAGCGCTGAATCGTATCCTTCTAGCCAAAGacctcagagacagagagatagttGCGATATCTGTTGCCGGAGCTTTCCGGAAGGGGAAGTCCTTCCTTATGGACTTCATGCTACGCTACATGTATAACCAG gCGAGTGAAGACTGGGTGGGAGATCCTGCTCAGCCTTTGACAGGATTCTCATGGAGAGGAGGCTCTGAGAGAGAGACCACAGGCATCCAGATCTGGAGCGAAGTCTTCCTAGTGGACAAACCAGATGGAAACAAG GTGGCAGTGCTGCTGATGGACACACAGGGAACGTTTGACAGCCAGTCCACATTGAGAGACTCAGCTACTGTATTCGCCCTCAGTACCATGATCAGCTCCATGCAG GTGTATAACATATCACAGAACGTCCAGGAGGATGACTTGCAGCACCTGCAG ttATTTACAGAATATGGTAGACTGGCAATGGAGGAAAcattcctcaaaccattccag TCAATGATTTTCCTAGTGAGAGATTGGAGTTTTCCGTACGAGTTTTCCTATGGACTAGAGGGAGGGATGAAGTTCCTGGAGAAAAGACTAAAG aTTTCAGAGAACCAGCATGAAGAGCTGCAGAATGTGAGAAAGCACATTCACTCCTGCTTTACCAACATCTCCTGCTTCCTCATGCCACACCCGGGCCTCAAGGTCGCCACTAACCCCCTCTTTGATGGCAGACTCAAGG AGATTGATTCTGAGTTCATCAGTAACCTGAAGGTGCTGGTGCCATGGCTACTGAGCCCTAAAAACCTGGACGTTAAAGAAATCAATGGCAGCAAGATTACCTGCAGAGGCCTGTTGGAATATTTTAAG GCATATATAAAGATTTATCAAGGGGAAGAGTTGCCTCACCCAAAGTCCATGCTACAG gCCACTGCAGAGGCAAATAACCTGGCAGCTGTAGCTGCAGCTAAAGACCTGTATAACCGAAAGATGGAGGAG GTAAGTGGGGGTGACCGGCCCTTTCTGGCCCCGAGTGAGCTGCAGGCTCGTCATGCAGTAATCCGTGATGAAGCCCTAGCTGTGTTTCGTGGTGTGAAAAAGATGGGTGGTGAGGAGTTCAGTCGGCGCTACCTGCTGCAGCTGGAGGCAGAGATCGATGAGCTCTTTGTGCAGTATATCAAGCACAATGATTCCAAGAACATCTTCCATGCAGCACGGACGCCCGCCACACTCTTTGTGGTCATCTTCATTATGTATGTGGCGGCGGGCATCACAGGCTTCGTGGGTGTGGATGTGATCGCCAGCGTGTGCAACATGGTTCTGGGTTTCGCTCTCATCACGCTCTGTACCTGGGCCTATATCCGCTACTCCGGCGAGTACAGAGAGCTTGGAGCCCTCATAGACCAGGTAGCTGGAGCGCTGTGGGACCAG GGAAGCACTAATGAG GCTCTGTATAAATTGTATAATGTGGCTGCCAATCATAGGCAGCTATACAACCATGCTTTCCCCAGACACCAAACTGAGCAACACCCTGAACAGAATAAGAAGAGAAACTga